The Candidatus Bathyarchaeota archaeon sequence GAGAAAGAATTGAACTCTTGCTAGACCCCGAAAGCTTCATGGAACTCGACCAGTTTGTAGTCCACCAGTGCACAGAATTCGGCATGGCTGAACGAAAAATCCCCGGAGACGGCGTCGTAACCGGCTACGGCACAATCGACGGAAGACTCGTCTACGTGTTTTCCCAAGATTTCACGGTTTTCGGCGGCGCCCTCGGCGAGATGTTTGCAAAAAAAGTGTGCAAAATCATGGACCTAGCCCTGAAAGCGGGAGCACCCGTCATCGGCTTAAACGACTCAGGCGGAGCCAGAATCCAAGAAGGCGTGGCCAGCCTCGCCGGATACGGAGACATATTCTTCCGAAACGTGATAGCCTCAGGCGTAATACCACAGATATCTGCCATTATGGGACCATGCGCCGGCGGAGCAGTCTATTCACCCGCCCTCACAGATTTCATAGTCATGGTGGACAAGACAAGTCACATGTTCATCACAGGACCACAAGTGATCAAGACTGTGGTGGGTCAAGAAGTAACCTTTGAGGAGCTCGGCGGAGCCCTAGCCCACAGCCAAACCAGCGGCGTCACGCATTTCATCGCAAAGGATGAAGAACACTGCATCCAAATCATCAAGCAACTGCTAAGCTACTTGCCATCCAACTACCTAGAAGACCCACCACTCGTGGAGACAGGTGACGACCCAAACAGAACCGATGAAGGCCTAGCCAGCATAATCCCAGACGATCCAGACAAGCCATACGACGTTAAAGAGATCATCTATCATGTAGTGGACAACGGAGAATTCTTTGAGGTTCAACCGCTCTGGGCGCCCAACATTGTGATCGGATTCGCCCGCTTAAACGGCAGAACTGTAGGGATTGTGGCCAACCAACCCTCATTCTACGCTGGAGCCTTAGATATCAACTCATCAGTGAAAGGAGGAAGATTCGTGAGGTTCTGCGATGCCTTCAACATACCTGTCATAACCTTCGTTGATGTGCCAGGCTTCCTACCCGGAATCGAGCAAGAACATGGTGGAATCATCCGGCACGGCGCCAAGCTATTATACGCATATTGTGAAGCAACCGTGCCGAAAATCACGTTAATCGTCCGAAAGGCATACGGCGGAGCCTACGACGTCATGGGGAGCAAGCACTCTGGCGGCGATATTAACTATGCATGGCCAACCGCTGAGATAGCTGTGATGGGGCCTCATGGAGCCATTAACATAATTTTCAGGAAAGAAATCGCTGAAGCCACAGACTCGGAGCAAAAACGGATGGAACTCGTAAGTGAATACCGCCGAAAGTTTGCAGACCCATACGTGGCGGCCCAGAAGGGCTATATTGACGAAGTGATCGAGCCGGCAGAAACCAGACCCAAGCTAATTAGCGCACTTGAGATGTTAGTCACCAAGCGAGAGGCGAGACCGCCTAAAAAACACGCAAACATACCACTATAAAAATAGGCGTTCACCCTAGTCTCACACCCAAAACCCCAAAAACGGGAGTGAACAAGCTTGGCTGCGAAACCCGTGAGAATCACCGACACCACATTTCGTGACGCACATCAGTCCTTAATGGCAACTAGAATGCGCACCGAATCCATGATTCCAATCGCTGAGAAAATGGACCAAGTGGGCTTTTTCTCATTTGAAGTTTGGGGAGGAGCCACTTTTGATGTTTGCATACGGTATCTGACTGAAGACCCTTGGGAGCGAATCCGCCAGCTGAAACTCCACATAAAGCGAACGCCGCTTCAGATGCTGCTGCGTGGACAAAACGTGGTTGGCTACAGAAACTATCCTGACGATGTTGTAATAAAGTTCGTGGAGAAGGCAGCCGAAAATGGAATCGACATATTCCGAATTTTTGACGCCTTAAACGACGTAAGAAACATGGAGGTAGCCATAAAAACCGTTAAAGAAGTTGGCACCCATGCCCAAGGAAGCATCTGTTACACAATAAGTCCAGTCCACACCGTTGCGCATTACGTAGAGATTGCCAAAAAACTTGTTGAACTGGATTGCGATTCTATCTGCATCAAGGACATGGCTGGGATGCTGGCTCCAGAAGTTGCCCACGAACTTGTGACCGCCCTTAAAAAAGAGGTTGAACTTCCAGTGCATTTACACTGTCACAGCACAAGCGGAATGGCCATGATGACTTATCTCCGTGCATGCCACGCTGGTGTCGATATGATCGACACGGCGTTCTCACCATTAGCTTGGGGAACATCCCAGCCACCAGTTGAGCCTATTGTGGCTGCTTTGAAGGGAACGCCCTACGACCCAGGGTTTGACAAGGATCTTCTCAACGAGATTGCAGAGTACTTCCGTGAGCTGAGAGAGAAGCACTACGACCCATTGAAGCTGATTAACCCAAAGTCTGAACGGGTTGACCCATCCATCATAGTTCACCAAATTCCCGGCGGAATGTTCTCCAATCTTCTCGAACAGTTAAGAGAACAGAACGCGCTTGACAGGTTGAAAGAAGTCCAAGAAGAAGTTCCAAAAGTTAGAAAAGAGCTGGGATATCCTCCACTAGTGACACCTACAAGCCAACTTGTCGGCATACAAGCCGTATTTAATGTTCTCTCTGGCAAACGTTACAGCATTGTCCCAAAGGAGGTAAAGGATTACGTGAAAGGCCTATACGGAAAGCCATCAGCCCCCATCAATGAGAAAGTGAAAAAAAAGATTATCGGCGACGAAAAACCTATAACATGCCGGCCAGCCGACCTTTTAGAGCCTATCCTTGACAAGATACCAGACGAAGTAAAACCGTACATTGAGAGCGAGGAGGATGAGATAACCTACGCGCTGTTTCCCAAAGCAGCCCTAGAATTCTTCAAGAAGAGGAAAACCAAATGGGAAAAAGCGAAAACCGGAATTCCACCAGAGAGGATTAGGGAACTCGAAGAGGTTGCCGCTGTATCGGTTGCGGTTGCCACCTACTTGAGGAGTTTGCATGGGGTGAGGGCCCTAATACCAGTTAGAGCGAAGGGAACACTCTCACCTTGGGTTTTAGCTGGCCGACAAAGCCTAGCTGAACGTGGTGGATAAAATTGCCCATCTATGAAGTCTTCATCGACGGCAAACCCCTGAAAATCGAACTTATAAGAACTGGGGAAAGTCGTTTTACTGCTAAAATAGATGATAAATCCTTCAGTATAGAGTTACCCGCTGACAAGCTCGACTTGGAGAAGGAATTTTCCATAAGAATAGATAGTAGAGCGTACAAGATAGAATTACCCAAAATCAACCGCGAAAAACTCGCCCTCGTTAAGGTTGAAGAGGCAACATTCAAGGCTGAAGTTAAAACCCCCACGAAAAGA is a genomic window containing:
- a CDS encoding methylmalonyl-CoA carboxyltransferase; the protein is MSTIKEPTVEEKIKQLRALREKAKLGGGKKRIEAQHKKGKLTARERIELLLDPESFMELDQFVVHQCTEFGMAERKIPGDGVVTGYGTIDGRLVYVFSQDFTVFGGALGEMFAKKVCKIMDLALKAGAPVIGLNDSGGARIQEGVASLAGYGDIFFRNVIASGVIPQISAIMGPCAGGAVYSPALTDFIVMVDKTSHMFITGPQVIKTVVGQEVTFEELGGALAHSQTSGVTHFIAKDEEHCIQIIKQLLSYLPSNYLEDPPLVETGDDPNRTDEGLASIIPDDPDKPYDVKEIIYHVVDNGEFFEVQPLWAPNIVIGFARLNGRTVGIVANQPSFYAGALDINSSVKGGRFVRFCDAFNIPVITFVDVPGFLPGIEQEHGGIIRHGAKLLYAYCEATVPKITLIVRKAYGGAYDVMGSKHSGGDINYAWPTAEIAVMGPHGAINIIFRKEIAEATDSEQKRMELVSEYRRKFADPYVAAQKGYIDEVIEPAETRPKLISALEMLVTKREARPPKKHANIPL
- a CDS encoding oxaloacetate decarboxylase subunit alpha, translated to MAAKPVRITDTTFRDAHQSLMATRMRTESMIPIAEKMDQVGFFSFEVWGGATFDVCIRYLTEDPWERIRQLKLHIKRTPLQMLLRGQNVVGYRNYPDDVVIKFVEKAAENGIDIFRIFDALNDVRNMEVAIKTVKEVGTHAQGSICYTISPVHTVAHYVEIAKKLVELDCDSICIKDMAGMLAPEVAHELVTALKKEVELPVHLHCHSTSGMAMMTYLRACHAGVDMIDTAFSPLAWGTSQPPVEPIVAALKGTPYDPGFDKDLLNEIAEYFRELREKHYDPLKLINPKSERVDPSIIVHQIPGGMFSNLLEQLREQNALDRLKEVQEEVPKVRKELGYPPLVTPTSQLVGIQAVFNVLSGKRYSIVPKEVKDYVKGLYGKPSAPINEKVKKKIIGDEKPITCRPADLLEPILDKIPDEVKPYIESEEDEITYALFPKAALEFFKKRKTKWEKAKTGIPPERIRELEEVAAVSVAVATYLRSLHGVRALIPVRAKGTLSPWVLAGRQSLAERGG